A genomic stretch from Komagataeibacter xylinus includes:
- a CDS encoding carbohydrate porin → MAGMLHASIFMNLINKYSKTEYLFMKNSNGTGWMRALLTVIITFRRLKQVFTTEALIIIIVGMMQCGQAAAQTFQDNSNSDARLRVATPLMAHPSHGPVVPPFSRPEALFTDPFGMTSWLRARGIALTMDNTNEYTAAISKPTPGYSNYKQGSSNAGQMNTALHINWEKIIGLKGFATHALFTSRYGTTANRMMGDWLAHSSEIYGGGGNVVVHLVTAYGEENLLGGRVSIAGGRLTEMSEFSASSLFCNFQNNGFCGRPKAAIDNQYITSYPAGEWGFRVRGRPSRYIYIQAGVYFAERGIYANSQHRTGFHFNSSNIVGQLAPVELGWEPLLGHQHKLPGHYKIGGQVISAPNPDNYYDDQGRPYALSGRTARNHQQTWSTWFEVDQKVLHHSYSNAEGGLTAMSGVIYNDPRTSLRNYEAYVAFVDRGFIRSRPYDSFGVVMTYVKIAPGVSDTDMLDLSMVPAKTAPNHATGVQGHETIFETNYQIHVMRGVVFAPDFQIYFRPNAQKNLKNVEFVGFKSQIQIL, encoded by the coding sequence ATGGCGGGCATGCTTCATGCATCTATATTTATGAATTTAATAAATAAATATTCAAAAACTGAGTATTTATTCATGAAAAATTCAAATGGAACAGGATGGATGCGTGCGTTATTGACGGTTATTATAACATTCCGCCGTCTCAAACAGGTTTTTACAACGGAAGCCCTGATCATCATCATCGTGGGGATGATGCAGTGCGGCCAGGCAGCGGCGCAGACTTTTCAGGACAACTCAAACAGTGACGCCAGGCTACGTGTGGCAACGCCGCTCATGGCCCATCCGTCACACGGGCCTGTGGTTCCGCCGTTTTCCCGGCCGGAAGCCCTGTTTACGGACCCGTTCGGCATGACATCATGGCTGCGTGCACGTGGCATTGCATTGACAATGGATAACACAAATGAATACACGGCCGCCATTTCAAAGCCGACGCCCGGTTATTCGAATTACAAGCAGGGATCAAGTAACGCAGGGCAGATGAATACCGCCCTTCATATCAATTGGGAAAAGATCATCGGCCTGAAAGGTTTTGCCACCCATGCGCTTTTCACCAGTCGTTATGGTACGACTGCCAACCGTATGATGGGAGACTGGCTTGCACACTCATCAGAAATATATGGAGGAGGGGGCAATGTAGTTGTTCATCTGGTTACGGCATATGGGGAAGAAAACCTGCTGGGTGGCCGCGTCAGTATTGCTGGCGGAAGACTGACTGAAATGAGTGAATTCAGTGCCAGTTCGCTGTTCTGCAATTTTCAGAACAACGGTTTCTGCGGGCGACCCAAGGCCGCGATCGATAATCAGTATATTACGTCCTATCCGGCTGGAGAATGGGGCTTTCGTGTCCGTGGGCGTCCATCGCGCTACATTTACATACAGGCCGGTGTTTATTTTGCCGAACGTGGAATTTACGCGAATAGCCAGCATCGCACCGGTTTTCATTTCAATTCATCCAATATTGTAGGGCAGCTGGCGCCGGTTGAGCTGGGTTGGGAGCCTCTGTTGGGGCACCAGCATAAACTGCCGGGACATTATAAGATTGGCGGCCAGGTAATCTCTGCCCCCAACCCCGACAATTACTATGATGATCAGGGGCGCCCTTATGCTCTTTCTGGCAGGACGGCCCGTAATCACCAGCAGACATGGAGTACATGGTTTGAAGTTGACCAGAAAGTCCTTCACCATTCCTACTCCAATGCCGAAGGTGGACTGACCGCAATGAGTGGGGTGATCTATAATGATCCGCGCACATCATTGCGTAATTACGAAGCTTATGTGGCATTTGTGGATCGCGGTTTTATCAGAAGTCGTCCTTATGATTCCTTTGGTGTTGTCATGACCTATGTAAAAATTGCTCCTGGTGTTTCAGATACGGATATGCTGGACTTGAGTATGGTTCCCGCCAAAACGGCACCTAACCATGCTACGGGTGTCCAGGGTCACGAAACCATATTTGAGACAAATTACCAGATTCATGTCATGCGCGGTGTGGTATTTGCTCCGGACTTCCAGATCTATTTCCGCCCTAATGCACAGAAAAATCTGAAGAACGTGGAGTTTGTGGGGTTCAAATCACAGATACAGATTCTGTAA